tCGAGTGAGGTTTCCTTGCTCGAtaaagatttttaataattttgttgttcGAATTGTCAGTaattcagacaaaaaaaaaatgtaaagaagcCCTAATGAGCCTACTTTCCTAATAAGTTTCGGGCAGCTCACTTACCTGTTGAGACAGGTAAACTCTATAAAAGTTCTCACACATTTTTTACCCGaatcaattcaaacaacaaAATTGCTAGGGATTCGGATAGTTGCTTAAGAGGCCATGCACCTAATGTTCTAAGATCGAAGATGGTTTGATCATTATACGTAGAGATCGAGGCCATTACCACCCAATTTTCAACCTAGTGTTCCTTGTTATTTTATTGGTAAGTACCTACCCTCCTCCCTTGTAAGAAGAAAAACTGGTAACATACTGTCAcgaatatattatatattatatattatatattatatattatacacAATGAAGGCCgacttaaataatatacaatataatataatattataaactTCCCCTTCCTTAtttaatcctacactttcttcgATAACAAGTAGTTTCTGAAAGTCTCCCATCTCATCTTCCATAAATAATCAACTTTTGAAACCACTTCTTCTACTCGTCCTAACACTTGAACAACATACAGCAAACCCAACCCACAGTTGCAGTACTACTCCTTCATCATGGGAAGCCTTCCGGTACGTACatgcattttcttcttcttcttcttcttctttctttctctttgctTGTTTACTAGCTCCATGCATGCATGTTCAATGAAAACATGTACGTTTCTCTTTTTGTTATGTTGTAGTTTACGGTGTCCGGTTTGCAAACGAGCAGCACCGGAGGTCGGAGCAGTCCCACGTTGCTATGTACTCCGTTGATGGGAACGACGGTGGATCAAATGCTGATCGAGATGCAAAAGGCAAAGGAAATTGGATCCGACGTCGTTGAGATCCGGCTTGACTGTTTGAGAAACTTTAATCCTCGCCCGGATCTTGAATTTCTCGTTAAGCAGTCTCCGTTGCCAACTCTTGTCACTTACaggtaaattaattaattagttacaGGGGACCAAATTGTAAAATTGGTCCACATTATTTCACCTTGAAATAAAAAGTGAGGAGGATGAAGTTATAAATTTActttcaaaagaaaacaaaaaataaaaatggaagaacaaaattatttgaTAACGTGTCTAATATTCAAAGAATATTAATTGATCTGTGAATACTTGAAAGAATCACCAAAAGTTAAATTTGGACTTTCGGCTAGagaaaagagtaatattatttattatcacatttattttaCACAGAATGATGTGACTAATTTTAACTGGTCCATATTTGTACAAAATCGAACCGTAGGCCATAAAGCTTACCATGTGAATTGTGACAATATATATGACATACGTACTGTTAGTAATAGTATAAAATTAATAGAACCAACCTTCTTTGGCTTGATagttagttgtatttttttgttgttccgATATCGAAGATTCGAAGGtatgtgaagaaaaaaataaaaataaataaaaatgtagaataaaaaatgattattcatttttatgtttatgtttataCTTTTGCTGACTAGGATACAGAATTTTTTTGGTTCATTtattttagagtaatgattgaacaccacccaaaaatacaacttttcaccaccttgcctatgtggcaaggtggtcccctaccttaatttatttttaaaaaataaaaaaaactcaaaaagtagtgggggaccaccttgcctatgAGGCAAGGTTGTGAAAAGTTGTGTCTTTAGGTAGTGTTCAACcattactctttattttaaCTTAAATATTTTGATACGTACTCATACATTTTTCCTATATAAGACCCAGTCAAATCCTGAAATCGTATGGTTGGaatacaaaatagaaaaaagaaaaatgaaactaGTTTTGTCCATatattcctcaaaaaaaaaaaaaaaaaaaaaaaaaaagttttgtccGGACAGACTTTTATACCTCTCTAAAAAGTTGAACAACAATATAACTTCCAATATGATTtatttgagtttgcgatttaaaaaaatgatttttaaaaacacagttaagcgtttggcaaaatcgcagtttgacctttaaaattctgtgttttcaaaaaaagcaACTTCTTggctgcgatttgaaaatgaaagctttttgcatttttttcaaatcacaattttttaaaaacacacttttcaaacgatttattttttgcaatttgatttaaaatcgcattttttacTTACGAAATCGTAATCCCAAATGCACCATTATGTTTGTCCATAAGTTATATGTCACCTGGggtgttacaaaaaaaaaaaaaaaaaaaaaaaaaaagattattaagTAAATTTGGTCCTTTTTCATGTACATTTCAGACCAGTTTGGGAAGGAGGTCAGTATGAAGGTGATGAAACTAAGCGGCAGGATGCACTTCGTTTGGCAATGGAATTGGGAGCTGATTATATTGATGTTGAGCTTGAGGTACTATATATATTGTCCATCATCgatcttttctaattttctcTCCATTCGGTTGAAATTTTATGAAAGCAAGGAAAGGAAAAATAGTTGATGGCAAACTATGCAATGATACATTCAAGTTCACCTACTATGCAGGTTGCTCATGATTTCAACAGTTCCATCTATGGGAAGAAACCAGAAAACTTCAAAGTCATTGTTTCTTCTCACAATTTTCATAACACTCCATCTGCTGAGGCCATTGGCAATCTTGTGGCAAGAATCCAAGCCACAGGAGCTGACATAGTCAAGATTGCAACAACTGCATTGGATATTACAGATTGCGCACGCATTTTTCAGATAACGGTGCATTCTCAAGTATGTAATAATGCACATTCCAtggatttgtttttctaaattTCAGTTTACTTAACATTTTTCCATGTAACTCAATCTTTATACAAATCTACCAAAATTGTAGGTGCCTACAATAGGAATTGTTATGGGGGAAAGGGGTTTGATTTCGCGGTTACTTAGCCCCAAGTTTGGTGGATACCTCACATATGGTGCACTTGAGGCAGGTGCTATATCAGCTCCTGGTCAACCTACAGCAAAAGATTTGTTGGACTTGTACAACTTTAGGCTTATAAGGCCTGATACCACAGTGTATGGAATTATTGGGAAGCCTGTCGGTCACAGCAAGAGTCCACTTTTGTTCAATGCTGCTTTCAAGTCAGTTGGTCTTAATGCAGTTTATGTTCACTATTTGGTGGATGATGTCAAAAAGTTTTTCGATACCTATTCTTCCCCTGATTGGGCTGGATGCAGGTATGATCTCTTCTAGGAAATGCCTGATCATATTATAGCTTCAGTTTGCTGAAAAAGTACTAGCAGAAGATTAATCTGCTAGAGAAATTTAGCATAGACCATGTTATATGTTCCCTGGTATAGAAAAGTTGCTTGGAATTTGTTCATAACAAGTTGACTTCGGAATGCAGTTGTACAATCCCACATAAGGAGGCTGCTCTCAAGTGCATGAATGAGATTGACCCTATTGCCAAGGTATTATGATTGTCTTCACCTTGATTTCTTTGTCAGAACTTTTTTAGTTACTTACAATCAcctctttgatttctttacaGAAAATTGGAGCTATTAATAACATTGTCCGGAGACCCGACGGAACATTAACTGCTTTCAATACCGACTACATTGGTGCTATTTCTGCAATTGAGGATGGACTACGAGGTTTACATGTTTTACAAGCTATGCAAGTTCTGTTTAGAcaatttcttgtttcttttttaataggtcATTAAGTTGGTTTTGTTCTTTTGCAGGTTTGAATGGTAAACATCCTGCAGCTGGCTCTCCCTTAGCTGGAAAATTGTTTGTTGTCTTGGGAGCTGGTGGTGCTGGCAAATCACTTGCCTATGGTGCTGCACAAAAGGGAGCAAGAGTTGTGGTTGCCAATCGTACATTCGGTAATAATCTTGCTCTTGCTTTAAGACATTTACTTatttatgttaaagtattgattaaataattaaatttacctattcctatcagcttaagcttttataACAAGTTGTAACTTAATACTTTAAAAGGCACCTCAAGGAACAATGAGCTAAAACTTTGGAAAATTCTTTTTTACCACAAAAACCATATGCCTTGTAGGTTTATGAACAATTTATCAAACTTGAATCATGATGTGAGTCTTTTCTTACAGAACGAGCTAAAGAACTGGCTGACAAAGTTGGTGGACAAGCAATGACTCTTGCTGAAGTAGATAACTTCCATCCAGAAGAAGGGATGGTTCTTGCAAACACTACATCTGTGGGAATGAAACCTAAAATAGATGAGGCCCCTATCTCTAAGGTTTGCATCATCTATTCCTCATCTTACTTTCTTCACTAAATCTTGCATCTAAAGGTCCAACAAACCTTTCCTCTATGATGTCAGTCTCCTATAGACTATATGCTGCAGATTATTCACAAGTTGTACTCTGGACCAATGACATAGATTGCTGACTACATTGATTTCATTtctggaattaaaaaaaaagatttgagtCAAAGAAACTTTGCACAATAGTGGGAAAACTAGATGAAACCTTAAGATGTATAGAAAGTAGAGATTTTCAAGGTTAATTTTGCTGGTACAGAGTAATTACATCATGATAGGCTTCATTGTACTCATATGTGCCTAAGAATTGTTGTATTTTGTTAATTCTGCAGCAATCTCTGAAACATTATTGCCTAGTCTTTGATGCCATCTACACACCAAAGGACACCAGGCTCTTGAGAGAAGCAAGAGAGACTGGAGCCGTTATTGTCTATGGGACAGAGATGTTGATCCGTCAGGGCTTTGAACAATACAAGAACTTCACTGGTTTGCCTGGTAAGATGAACCAAACCACTTCTGAATTTTAGTGTCCTGAGTAGCTATTTCTTACTATTACTAACTCATTGATCCATGTTTCAAATTTGTTTCATAAATAATTCCAGCCCCAGAAGACTTGTTTAGGCAACTCATGGAGAAGCATGCATAAATGGGGATTTGCTTCGGTATTCTACTACTGTTGCAGCTGAATCTGTACTTCACCATTGCCGCTCAAATTTCTCCGGTTTTGGCATTCTGTGATCAGCTGTTGAGTTATCCTGTTGCATGAATAAATATTCGTTTCTATTAATGAAACAATTTATGGAAATTGGATGCTAGAATTTTGCAATGTTTTCTTGAGCGATGAGAAATGATGGGAATGATTTCATGTagacaaggtttttttttttttttttttttcctttctgtaTTAGAGTTTCTTTACATGCCACTTTCAAGGGTGCAAATGAATTGAAAGCAGTTTAACCGGCCAAAAGGAACTTCGATCGGTCATCCATGATTCAAACAAAACGTTTAATGAGTAAaaccaacacgtgaaatatttaaattgaaataaGGATTAAATGACGAAAATAATGTTCGAATTTAGGCCTTTTGTTATGATACCATATTGAATaatcacttattccaaaagtttaaattgatagaaACTAACGAATTTAATcatctaattaatattctaacactcggTACTCAAATGCAGAAAAAATAGGTGGCTATTCGATGGCTAACTATCCCAATTTTTTACTCCAAATTCATTATGGGGATTGTTAAAGTACTTTCTCTCTTAGTAGTTACACTGATAGCCAAACGTTTGTCCATATAAACTTAGTTTGGGTTAAAggcaaaaaattatatatatacacacatatccTTTCAATCTAATTATATTGCATAAAGAGTGCCCCATTCTTGTTGAGGTCCAATTTGGCACCCACCGGCCACCCTACCGGCACGTACAAAAAGAAGACTCTTTTGTCtttcttaaagaaaagaaaaggaaaaaaattatatatatatatatatatataaaaggttaGTTTGGAAAGTTTGGCCTTGAAACAAAAGTAGAACCATACTTCCGCATCCTAGAATAGCTAGTAGAATGTTAGAATCAAGGGTTGACATAGAGAGACTGTGCCATGTTTGGATCAAATAATGGGTCAACGGAACCACAATTTCTCACGTGTGGTCCGTTCCGTTTTTTTGTCATCAACCCCATGTACACCTACGACaagcttattaattaattactacCTTGAAACTACATTTAGGTAGTCATTCATCGTTATGGgaagcacctttttttttttttctttttccttttttaattttacggTTGACTGATATGCCATGCCCTATGAAGTGTGGGTAGGGAGGagtattaatattataatactcCCCTTCCACCCCCCTTCCCCCACATGTCCATTCAGACCGTCCCTTAATAAGTAAGTGATGTTAAAATAAGAGTTACAAGAATTCAAGAGACGAGTTACAAGCATTCAAGAGACAAAAATTACATGCACTAAAAAGACATGACTTACAAGTTGATTTagattatttctctataaatagagtcttgtatataatcaaatatatcaagaaaaGATGTACCCAACAAAAAGCTTTGACGTGTAGATATAGGTCATAACCGAACCACTTAAAATATATGTTTCCTCTATTTCCTTTATCTctctttaaataattattagttCTTACAAGTAACATTGATCAATAGGAAGTGAATTATGGGAATCATTGCTATGATAGGATAGTAAATCATTAAATTGTTCTAAAAACTTCGAGCCATTAAAAAAGgatgaatttaatttaattattcaattagtaatatatatatatatacacacatagtTTTGCTACTTCTATTAGCCTAGAGACGGTATAATGAAGGAAAGTCAACAATGGAAAAGCAAAAGATCCATGTATGTTGATCACAAGCTGTCTGGAAATTTTACATCATTTTATAGAAGAGTCATGACAAACTAAGATCCATGTATGTCAATTGGATCATAGATTCATAGGGGCCAACCAAAACCCTAAGAACATGATGTACCAAACccttgttaaaatattgattagaCGATTAGGtttactatttttataaacttaaacttttaaaataagtgataatttaatacgATATCATAATGAAATCCTGAATTTGAATCCTAAATCCACAATAATTAATATCAACTAAATTATAGTGTTACAAGAACATCCATAGCAGTCAACTAAAATATAGTTGAAACATCCAAAACATCCAAATCAATGCCCTAATTCTCAAAAAGTATAATATTTATCACCAAGACTTATATTCGTTAGATCATTAATTAACTTCTTTCTCAACATTCATTGATCTTTGTTGTACTTGAACTCCATTAATTTATTAGAGTTCACCCCACCAATAATTCAATTTTAAATTGTCAATGATCATAAATCTTTAAATGCTTAATAGCCTTAATAAGGACGAGTCACTCTCATCATCAAGTTGCATAGGATTGCTAAAGAGCCAAGCCAACACCTAATCTCATCATTGTAGCTAGT
Above is a genomic segment from Alnus glutinosa chromosome 12, dhAlnGlut1.1, whole genome shotgun sequence containing:
- the LOC133883140 gene encoding bifunctional 3-dehydroquinate dehydratase/shikimate dehydrogenase, chloroplastic-like, with translation MGSLPFTVSGLQTSSTGGRSSPTLLCTPLMGTTVDQMLIEMQKAKEIGSDVVEIRLDCLRNFNPRPDLEFLVKQSPLPTLVTYRPVWEGGQYEGDETKRQDALRLAMELGADYIDVELEVAHDFNSSIYGKKPENFKVIVSSHNFHNTPSAEAIGNLVARIQATGADIVKIATTALDITDCARIFQITVHSQVPTIGIVMGERGLISRLLSPKFGGYLTYGALEAGAISAPGQPTAKDLLDLYNFRLIRPDTTVYGIIGKPVGHSKSPLLFNAAFKSVGLNAVYVHYLVDDVKKFFDTYSSPDWAGCSCTIPHKEAALKCMNEIDPIAKKIGAINNIVRRPDGTLTAFNTDYIGAISAIEDGLRGLNGKHPAAGSPLAGKLFVVLGAGGAGKSLAYGAAQKGARVVVANRTFERAKELADKVGGQAMTLAEVDNFHPEEGMVLANTTSVGMKPKIDEAPISKQSLKHYCLVFDAIYTPKDTRLLREARETGAVIVYGTEMLIRQGFEQYKNFTGLPAPEDLFRQLMEKHA